Genomic window (Zingiber officinale cultivar Zhangliang chromosome 2B, Zo_v1.1, whole genome shotgun sequence):
TTTCCCTTGCGTAATTGATACCTATGAGTCACTGCAGAAACTGTGTATGCTTGTCCTTCTATCGTCACGCTTTCTCCGCAGTGTATGTTCTACAAGATATCAACAAATATGATGATTAGAAGAATAATATTATGCAGCTATAGCCTACTGTCctgaacacacacacacacaaaaactaAAGACTCTAAAACCATCTTCACAACTTCAATGTTTAGCTTATTTGACTAGTTCGATGTACTAACATATGCAGATGTATTTTGCTTTGTACCATTTTAATTCCCAAATTGAGCAGGAGTAACATCAATTTCAGAGGCAAACATTAAAGAAGTACTTTGGGACATGAAATGCTTCTTCAACCTTCGATCCAAAACATAATCGAAGAACACATATATTTATCGTGAAAGTACAGACAAATGGTTTAGTCAAAAGTATCTATAAGGAAAAAACCCTATAGTATTGTACTTCATTGTGAGTATGTAACTATGGTTGTTTGAAAGTTTATGATGAACTTGTGATTTATTGTGTTTTTAGAGTTGTGAAAAATCTTTTGTAGAACTTTCATAGAGTTGAAAATTAGGAAATATCTCAAGACCTTGTGGAAATTAACAAGAAAATAGGCAATCATCAAGCTACTACAAACACGCGAGATTCAAGAAGTTTACCAAAATGAGCTACATTCATGGGAGTAAAATAATTCAAAAACAACAATCTCACATAGTACTTCCTGGTGCCCAAATTTTCCACCAAAAGTGCTGAAAGAAATATGCTACCAATGCAACTAACTAAACAAGGTTGGAAACCAAAAAGATGAAAGAAAATATAATATCACAACTCCCTGTAAAAGCTACAAGGAGATGCTCAAGAACAACCTCCAGTCTCCTTTCTCCCCAAGAATTCCTCTTCCGATATGAGAATGTCCTATCTCGAAAGAAACATCAAAAAAGCATTCCAACATCTAAGTACCGGTTGCTTCTTAACCTTAACATTTGGGATGCAATCTCCACTTATACCCTCAACATTTGTGAAATGCATCCTACCATATTAATTAGTGAGCAAAAGGATAAACTAATAAGTCCACATGTGGTCCAAAATTTTGAGAACTTAATTAGAGTTGATTTTGAACGATCATGCCTGTAGTTTCTAGATTGATTCAAAATCACTTGAGGATCTTTTACATTCagttaatgaaaaaaaaatcaatccaaCTTGTCAAGAAGAACCATCTCAGTGGCCATGCCCAAGACATTTTCCTCACCTTTGATAAGTGAATATTTCATTGGACGAACTGATATTGAACTAAAATATGTTTCGtcctattaaaataattaactaaacttaatttttcaagttCTTTTAAACAACATGTATTTCTTGAGACATGCCCATTCAATAAGATTTGTCTCTTTTGAAAAGACCCATTCAAGAGTCATATTCGTGTCTCTAAAAAGGCTAAATTGAATTTTCATTTGTGCCAAATTATTGAATGAAAACATTCTACTTTgaaaagtccatggatatgtttGGGGACAAGGACAAGGAGGCTATAGAAGAAGTGATGAAGATGTCTAAAGTTCAAAGGAAGAGTATAGAAGATGAACATCGATAGGCAAAGGTAAGATTGTTTTAAAATTCAATGTTTCATTTGCAAAGACAAATGGTCATTATGCTTCTGAATGTAATTATAACAAGAACAATCAGGTTAAAGGAAGATCTTATTAAGATGGAAGTCATGAACCTCTTTTGTTGCTTGCgcatgaagaagaagaattgaGGCAAAATAAATGGTACTCGGACACCACAGACAAGTAATCATATGTGTGATGATAAAGGAAAATTCATGGATATCAATGATATTGTGAAAGCACAAATCTAATCTGGATACTCATCCAAAgtaccaatgaaaggaaaatgtGTTAGAATATGCTTTGGAAGTTAACTTTCACATGATTTTATGGGTTGGATATGCAAGGCAATATTCTTAGTTTTGGACAACCATTAGAGAATGGTTTTGATATTCACATGATGAATGATCAGCTTATACAAGAACTTGCATGATTCGCTGAATTGCTTAAGTGGATATGTCAAAGAGGACCAATTCTGTATTCTAAACCTTCAAAGAGATGTGGAAAAGTGCTTAAAACCATGTATGGATGAATCCTCATGAACTTAGAATTTGAATCTTGGACACTTAAAGCTTTGGTGATCCTAGAAAGCTATCAACCAAGAAGATGATGTATGGTCTTCCTGAAATTCATCATCCAAATCAAATATGTGAAGGGTGTGTTCTTTTAAACATGCGAAAGGTAGTGTTCCCCATGATGCAAGTTTTAGATCTGATAAGCCACTACAACTTGCCACACTGATGCATGTGATTGTATTACCCCCATCATCTTTGGGTATGAATCACTACTTCTCCACTTCCATAGATGATTATACTAGAAAACATGCAAGTGTATTAAATAATAGAAAAAGTGGAGGTGTTGACAATGTTCAAGAAATTTAAATCTTAGTGAATAATGTAAGTGATTTTTCCATCAATACAATTCGACTAGATTGAAGTGGAGGCTTCACATCCAATGAATTTGAAGACAATTGTGATAAACATGGTATGATCACCTAATTGCTCCTTATATTCTACATAAAAAAATGGCTTTGcaaaaaagaaaacaatagaagaacTCTCAATATATAATGAGAAATATGCTCAAAAGTTTTGGGACGTGGTGGTAGCTAATGTCATCTTCATCCTGAAGTGGTGTCACACATCAAGCTTGGAGAATATGCCACCTCAAGCATAATGGATGGGGAGAAAGCCAAGCATCTCATGTTTGatggtttttttttttggctcTATTGCTTATGCACATGTACCTCGTAAAAGAACCTAATTGGAGGATAAAAGTTTCAAAGCTTATATTAGGTATGTTCACCAAATTCAAAGCATACAAGTGATTTAGAACCTAATTTTCAAAAGTTACTATAAATAGAGATGTAAAATTCACCGAAGAAGACACATAAaattgacaaaccaaagtcaaagaAGATTCAAGGATGTTTGGGTTTGAAAACACATCTACCATTTGCCATCACCACCTCTTTCATCAACGCCAACAATTTAGTTATGGACTATTAATTTCATTTCACAAGACAATCCAATCCAAGTTCAGAGAAAACAAGAACATCTTAAGAATGTTATGATATAATAGATGAATTGCATCTTGTTTGTTTACTCTTTGATAGTAAACAGCTAAAAGTTAAAGATGCTATACAGGATGAACAATGGAGCAAAACGATGGATGAAGGGACTCTAGAAATCAAAAGAACAGCACTTGGGAGCAAACTTCTCTACCGAAAGAGCAAAATCCTTTTGGTGTAAAATGGGTGCAGCAGATAAAGAGAAATGCACATAACCTAGTTGAAAAGTAAGCAACTTTGGTGGCAAAAGGATACAAGAAAAAGTCTAGAATTGGCAATGACGATGTACTTGTTACAGTCATTTGAATAGAAATTTTTAGATACATTATTTTTCTTGTTGCATGTCATAAATGGGCAATCTAATGAATAGATGTCAAATCAGAATCTTTGAAATAATTTCTTGAGCAGTATATGTTGATCAAATCATGAGATGCATCAAAAAATGAAGTTGGCATGCCCCTCTTAGATGAGAGAATGTCTTAGCTTATCATTGGCCTAAAATGCTTAAACCCAAGTTGATAGTCTCGTTAAGAACCAAACTCTCAACTAATAACTCAAAACTCCTCCCTAATTAGCAGTATGTGAGGTCAAATGGTGGCTATACCATTCATTATATAGGCAGTCATTCCTAGTAACTCATCATGCTTAGAATTAAGtccactctgatatcaattgtcgCTTAGAAAAAGCACTTACCTATTAACATATTGGGTCTAACAATTGGCCTAAAATGTTTAAACACAAATGCTTACAAAACTCCTCTATTAGCTCACAACATTCACCAAGTAGAACTAAATTGGAATATTATAGAAGTGAAGGAAAAGATCTCCATGTAAAGAAAGAATTTTATGGTCTAAAGCAAGCTCAAACCACATAGAATGCTAGACTTGATGATTACTttaagaagaatagttatgttCAATATCCTTATAGAAATTCTCTTGTATGAGGAAAGTACTCTTTATATGAGGAAGAATAACAATAAAGATAAATTGCATGTTTTCTTGTATGTAGATGATCTCAATTTTTAAGGAACCAACTCACTCATGTTTGAAGATTAAATAGTTCAAGAATTTCGGATGATTGATTTTGGGCTCTTTTCCTTGGCATTGAGGTGAAGCAAAGTGAAGAAAATATCTTTATTTCTCAAGAGGCATATGCAAATGAAGTTCTCAAACGTTTCAAAATAGAGAATTACAAACCACTTTGCACACCAACTGAGTGTGGCATCAACCCTCGACAACATGATGATGATGAAATAATTGACGCACTTCGTAAAAAAAAGCTCAGTGGGAAGCTTAAGCTACTCGGCATGTGCAAGACATAACGGCAGGATACTTTGTATGGCATGGGATTAGGGAATTGTCTTATGGACGAACCAAGTTCAGCACAAATGGGaatacttagaaaaaattactCCATACATCAAAAGAACATGGTTCACTGTATTCATGTTCTGATGGGTTTTAACTTATTGGCTATTTAGATAGCCCTATGGGTAGAGATTTGGAAGACCAGAAGAGTACAAGCAGTTTTCTGCAAAGGAGGTGTCTTTACTTGTCATTGAAAGGAATATCAATCAGTGCACTTTCTACTTATGAGGTGGAATATGTAGTGGCGTCTTCATGTTTATGTTTTTCTATATGTTGTTGCAAGAAATAAAGGGTGCACGagtagaaggaaaaaaaatatgaatttatGCTGATAAAAAGTTAGCAAATACATTGGCCAAGAATCCAGTTTTCATGAAAAAAGTAAGAACATCATTGCTTGCTCGTATTTTATTTGGGATGCATGAAAAGAAAGGAGATACAACTAGAGTACATCAATGTGGCAAAAAAAATGACGATTCGCTCACCCCCGCCAACCCATCCCTAGGCCAACATaggggaggtaaatcatgggcggctactagccattagtgcagtgGCCAAGACATTGGGGAAGGCATGCTCAGACGTACCAAATTTCGACCACATGACCTAATGTGGCAACACCCATGCCTTAACCACTACACCGCCCCGAGGAGACTACAACTAGAGTACATCAAGACAAATGATCAAGTTGTCAACATTTTCACAATCCCGCTTAGTTTAGAATTATTCAACAAGATGGGAGAAGCACCTCCCAAGGTAATCCATTCCAGCTGCAATGAGGTCCACTTTGCAGAATTACTTGTAATTTGATCGAGTTGGCCCTATTCCAGTACTCATTCCAGATAAACACTCATTTCAGTTTAGCCTAGCCAACTTTCTTTACTGGAGAACTAAGCCTATTCAAACAGTAGACAGATTTTTCTCTCTGTCATGGTTTGTCCACAACAGCAACGTGTTATGTCACATATTTATCACTGAACAATTTTCTTAATTATTGAGGCTAACTAAATTTTGTTCTGTTTCATCGCACAACAATCAAACATTCAAATTTGTCATGTCAATACGATAATTTAAGCACATTCCACCGTCTAGTCAAATCCAAGTAATAGAGTCTCGGAGTTTTAACATTTTCCAACATCACTATGTGTTAGCATATCACATAAGAAGTGTCAAAAGGAGTCAAGCAAAGACAACAGACGAAAAGCCAGAGGCGGAGGATGAGGTTGGAGAAATAATACCGAAGGGAAGCAGCGGATGCCAAGGTTCCTTGGTGGCGGCGTGATCTCGACGACTTCGAAAGGATGATGAAGATCCCTCTCCTTGTCCTTCTTTCTCACACACATTATCCGTTGCTGAAGGAATCCCGAACCTTGCGCCAGCTGATCAACCCCTCcagcaaaaaaaaaacaacttggTTACAAGCGATCTGGATGGATGAGTATCTGATAGCTGATTGTACCTTGTAAGACGGAAACGCCGCGTAGGCCATGGCCATTCGGCTCTTCTCACTGCCCACAGCCGGAAACAGAGGAGAAAGAGGCAACGCTACTTAGTTACTGAAGTGAACAAGAGAGCGCTGGGTGAAGGTGGCTTGCCGTCCTGCCAATGGCAGAAGCAGGAGACGATATTTTGCTGATTCTGGTGGTTTTGGAGATGTGCAGGATATGGAGTCTCATTGACCTTTCATTCTTGTTGtaacaaaaaaacaaaatattataaaatgAAAGTATTTACATATATATTTGTCACAAGCTGCTAGTCGTTAGAGAATCAACAGTGAGTTTCTTTGAAGTCGACTGTCTCAGTAGATCTAGCCACTCAACTCAATCAAATCATAAATACTACTGATCACCACTTGTATAAATAATATATACATATAGAAGGGTACAGGAGAGGATTTTAATTTAAAGGATCTATGAAtaagaaatattagaaaaattattgATCTTTTAGCACAGATTATGTATCTTTTTATTAACAAAggataaagcatgcacatttcaaATAAGTTGATAGAAATATCCCTTATTCTACTCCTTAAtctaaagaaataataaaagaagaGAATAGTAGTTATTGAAAAAGAAGATGAGGTGTCTATCACCAGTCCTCAGGAAATTATTTAGACTTTTGTCAAATATTATCAGGAGCAGCTAGGGACATATGCAATACGTGCCACTTTCGGATCCACgggtttaagacgggttttagggcttcgatcgatcgaccgatcgattgagagtaattgaatcgatcggtcgatcgattcaaaatGCTTCTGTGAAAGTCGAACAAAAgtatgaatcgatccatggatcgattcagacgccttCTGTGGAAAAACGAAAgggtgtctcaatcgatccattgaacGATTGAGGTTCTCTgaattgatccattgatcgattcagatgccttttgtggaaaaccgacgagcgtctcaatcgatccattgatcgatcgaggtactctgaatcgatccattgatcgattcagatgccttctgtggccaagtgcgagcctcccaatcgattgaccaatcgattgggaagcctgatagtTCTGCATGTCTGAAAAACTTTCAGAACCAAGATTTGGAAAAGCACAACTAATTGTACACAACTCCAAAAATCACGAAATTTTGCATAGACACTATATATGtcccatattatcaaggaaaaataaagtttaataaaaataacCTCGTCTTAATGAAAACTTACACAAAACcacaaattattgaaaacttcaaagatatgagaaagtttgtatctatctttttcataataatccccatccaataacacacttcaaccaatgtttcagaagtgagttgtgacatgatcaattggaaattttcaatcataatcgtagggcaacgggcacatgagttgtacacttgctttccctatgattggacaaatgaatgtttcatgtgaaaatcatttttcttggccaacttaatgcatcataacaagcattatgaccaagataaatgttcctaacctctcacccccatctaaatcacacaaagaagataaccctatgtgtttgtgagaggcaaaaattAAAGGGAAGAACCCAAAGCCTCTACCtataaagtgaccatggaggatttgatttaatcaatacaacacattcccaattctcttctaagaaagctaaattcaacttcgggaagaggtttggtgaagatatcggctaagttagattttgatccaacataatttaaaatgatatcacctcgagttacatgatcacggataaaatgatgcttaacctctatgtgtttcgttcttgaatgatgaacgggattttttgttaaattgattgtactcacattatcacaaagtacttgaacattgttataggtaagtttatagtcttctagagtatgagtcatccacaataattgcgatacacactctcccatggcaatatattccgcttcggttgtggagagagctacacaatgttgttttctacttgaccaacttactaaagaggaccctagaaattgacaactaccactagtgcttttgcgatccaacttgcatccggcataatcggaatcggtatagcccactaggtcaaaagtttcggttctaggataccaaagaccaacattttgagtccccttgagataacgaagaattcgcttaacggcactcaaatgtgactccttggcacaagattgatacctagcacatatacctatggcgaaaagtatatccggtctactagccgtgagatagagaagacttcctatagcactacgatacactttggagtcaacttctttcccctcaatgtctttatccaacttagtatttgtggccatgggggtagatatttcctttgcattttccattccaaatttcttaaatagctctttgacatatttggattgatgaatgtaaatgccctcttttgtttgcttaatttgtaatcctaggaaaaatgtcaactcaccaaccaaactcatttcgaattcactctccatgtgattaatgaattcatttaaaaaatctttatttgtggaaccacaaataatgtcatctacatatacttgggccacaaacaaatcattaccattatttttcaagaataaagtaggatcaatttttcctctatgaaacccttttgatactagaaatgttgacaatcgttcataccaagcccgaggagcttgttttagtccatataaggcctttttaagtttatatacatgtgttggacactccaaattttcaaatcccggtggttgctcaacatatacttcttcctttattacaccatttaaaaatgctgattttacatccatttggtacaatttgaagcccttgtgggcggcaaaggccaacatcattctaattaactccaatcttgctacgggtgcataagtttcatcatagtccaacccttctacttgattgaaacccctagcgaccaatctagctttgtttctcaccactatccctttatcatcaagtttgttcctaaaaacccattttgtatcaataattaatttgttgttaggcctaggaactaaatcccaaacttgacttctctcaaattgagataattcatcttgcattgctaaaatccaatccggatcaaacaaggcatcatcaatggtttttggttctatttgagatattagggcaacttgacttccttcatttctaaagtaagatcgagttctcactccttgagtaatgtctcctactacttgatctaagggatgatttacatgagtcctaataggtcttgagtcttgatttgttataatttcgggttcaagtggcaaaggttcatttttctcaccatcactttcttgattttcttctccttgatgatttacctcatttagtgttagtttctctaactcaaattgtaattcttcattgtttgttcttatagcgtttaaagagggattttcttcaaatacaacatttagtgattcttcaactagttttgatcttttgttgtaaattcggtatgccttgctatgacttgagtatcctacaagaatcccctcatccgccttagcggaaaactttcccaagtgatccttggtgtttagaatatagaccttacacccaaatactctaagatgcttaattgtaggttgtttaccaaaccacaattcatgaggtgtttttcctagaaacctatgtattaaagttcgattttggacataacaagccgtattgattgcttcgtcccataggaaactatgctgtgaatattcatttaacatgctcctagcggcctcttgtaacaccctatttttcctctcaacaactccattttgttgaggtgttctaggggttgaaaactcatgtttgtagcctttttccatacaaaaacttgtgaatctatcattttcaaactcacctccatgatcacttcttattttgtttatcttatgagccttttcattttctactctattacaaaaagcaatcaaggtatctagagtttgatccttatgtttcaagaaaaacacccatgtatatctagtgtaatcatccacaattataaagcaatatctactaccatttaaagaactatatttgctactatcaaataaatccatgtgaatgagctctaaagcatttgaagtacttacaacatttttacctttatgagtagctttggtttgcttacccatttgacatgcatcacatattttgtccttttgaaacttcaactttggcaatccgtgcaccaactccttccttgagagatttttgatattcttcatgttggtgtgagcgagtctccggtgccaaagccacgtctcctcttctttggacatgagacacttagcaaacacattagtagcaccaaatagttcaacttgataaatattttcttttctatggcctatgagaacattggtgtttagttcactatgtttgactaggcattgagatgagttgaactcaactctataccccgagtcacatagttgactaacactcaagagattaaaagccatgccttttactagtaacacattttttattacaaatttctcggaaattctaatatctccaattcctataacttttagctcaccactattaccaaaagaaacggtacctttacttttgtgtctaaatgatgaaaattttgatgagtctcccgtcatatgcttagagcatccactatctacgaaccatgttgttggatgctcccctttgcatgcctgtttaaacacgatgaaccaaatgttttggtacccacactttgggtccggtagcatcaataacaaattgcttgggtacccaatcttgaacaaccttaacccttgaagcatggtttctactaattagggacatgaatttaacttccttatcttgagatttgaaacctagtcccgctttattgtacacgcctctttgagctcctagaatcatgtctaagtattttgagcttgaagtaaattttactagagcacatctaagatcatcaacttgtgatttcaatgatacattttctttttcaagatcatcaacatcatttttgtcattttcatgaagcatgcaactttcacatggcacAGTTTCATTTTTGaatgatttcaattcattttgcaatcttttgaccttcccttttgattttgctagtgcattggttaagcatgcaatggtggcatacatcttatcaagcttgggagaaattacctcatcatcactagaagatgactcacttgaagactccacatcttcttcatgactatcttcatcttcactatcttcttcatgacttaaggccatgagagccatgtgctttgagctcttcctttcatcttcttccgatgagcttgatgatgagtcatcccatgtggctttcaacgccttcttctttttcttgatcttttcctcttgcttcttcaactttggacactccgttttgtagtgcccctttttcttacattcatagcaaattacatcagttttattcttagaatccacaagagatttaccttttcttttctcatcattgaagattttcttaacatcctttttgtcaaacttccttgaatgtctcatcattcttcgaacgaagtttgccatttcacttgatgatagctcttcatcactatcactatcactatcttgttcggattctgaagatgactccttcttctcctttttcttttccttatgcttctttttgctcttttcacctgcaaccaatgttatacctttctccttatggcttgtgttagcttgctcatgcaattcaagttcacaaaataattcatccaatttcactattgacaaatcccttgaaaccttataggcatccaccatggatgaccataaagagtttcttgggaaagattttaaagcataccttatgagatctcggttctccacactctctccaactgaatgaagaccatttaggagttccttgaatctcccatgtagtgagcttaccgtttctccatccttcatggtgaagttttgaagttgatttatcaacaaatccctctttgcaatttttgaatccttggtgccttcatttagttcaataagcttatcccacaaatccttggcactcttaaagggtccaactttgttgagttgttccgagcttaatccacattgaagagtcacaatcgcctttgcatttgcttgagccttcattttttgttcaacagtccacttggatgactcaagcatttttccattttcagttggcgccatgaatccctccgtgattgagaaccacatatcaatttcggtcatgagatagtgttccatgcggctcttccaataagcaaaattgctgccttcatagaatggtggtcgtgaagtactatgttcctccttcattgacatcttgtagctctttaacttgtgctttcttgacgatgaatcctcaaaagcaaaccaatgctctgataccacttgttaggataggttgagctagaggggggggtgaatgactcacttcttttgctgaccaactttgttttgcacagcggaaatctgaaggcaatgctaacaccggtatttacttggtatccacctcctcaaggaggtgactaatccaaggatccacaccactcacactctttcactatcgaaaaccctccttctcggaatcacacagggagaaaccttaacagaaatacacctctcccttttcttcaaaataaatatcacaaacgctacaaagaagaagtagagaaggattacaagatttaaccagcttcttctttgcaggtgagatttcagtacgtagtagagaggagcttgaaccctttgctttgaatctttatcacttgagagctttcaaaaggcttggagagcaatggaacagtatatgttttgttgtgtttgttttcccgtttctttccgtgctttatacgttgagaaaactagccgtttctcacgccgccgtcgccgtggatcgattgaggtaatattccaatcgattcacaactatccgttggaagccatcgcgtcaagatcgacggtgcagattctttcatttgacttggatcgattggaggcagcgtttgaatcgattcagccgcttgctcatgaaatcgcagctgcttgaatcgatcggctgatcgattcggagtgattctgtgcttcgcacagaatgttcacggatcgatcggccgatcgattcaatcccttgaatcgatcggctgatcgattcagaacgattctgtgcttcgcacagaatgttcacggatcgatcggccgatcgattcagtaccttgaatcgatcggctgatcgatccagacgcattctgtgctgcgcagaactttaccaatcgatcagccaatcgattgccttaccttcaatcgatcggctgatcgattcagaggcaatttgccgcacagccatgtctgaatcgattttccagtcgttctctgacagtgagcctatcacacacataatcttgtgacttgcaggagcttctcttgccaagaatccggtccccgaccttcttggacttctcttgccttgcatctggtcttctgatctgcaagaactctttttgccaagaatccagtcctcgaccttcttggtcttctcttgcatctggtcttctgacctgcaagaaactcctcctgcaaactcacaatgcatgttagttccaccgtattaacctaaacttaaataattgtcaacacattgaaact
Coding sequences:
- the LOC122047413 gene encoding uncharacterized protein LOC122047413, which produces MAMAYAAFPSYKLAQGSGFLQQRIMCVRKKDKERDLHHPFEVVEITPPPRNLGIRCFPSNIHCGESVTIEGQAYTVSAVTHRYQLRKGKYEPREKRLDVQRTGRYILNLYLNDLLQKS